One genomic window of Gossypium hirsutum isolate 1008001.06 chromosome D11, Gossypium_hirsutum_v2.1, whole genome shotgun sequence includes the following:
- the LOC107913580 gene encoding small RNA degrading nuclease 1, producing MDRKLETSEKKVLVEIVKLVQKRGLEGTQGGWKEFLKTYDKKFGASLSDPSKRSNDVLVSFLKTFTKDDDLELFSRVLQSHLNRNRVEQFSKQSRDNETPEQNLVRLTLEHPQYLIDYAFPIVDEGWIVIKPPKKSRALKSNVMIAVDCEMVLCDDGTEALVRVCAVDRDLQVKINELIKPNKAVADYRTEITGVAAGDLDGVTCSVADIQKSLKKLLSNGTILVGHGLHNDLQVLKIDHARVIDTSYIFKYLDAPIYRKPSLNNLCKSVLGYEVRKPGAAHNCLDDACAAMKLVLAKLERGEITLVPDVSQPEREKLLLHRIPVYVHREEISKVIPGAVAIEVKPTKKLQGRHYSAIAVFSSPQEANQAYENMEGNEEKDSHGLPQKLVSFQFGDGSTASLYIRKMAQEDSHREVLSNKRAFEGEETSIESKKLKTDEKITKKVMEDNSQLDDHLKEIERLKQELQEKDAKIVLQDKMISNLLKKVEEMKKVLNKRK from the exons ATGGACAGGAAACTTGAAACTTCCGAGAAAAAG GTTCTTGTTGAAATCGTGAAGTTAGTTCAAAAGCGAGGACTGGAAGGAACACAAGGAGGATGGAAGGAGTTTTTGAAAACTTATGACAAAAAGTTTGGTGCTTCTTTGAGTGATCCTTCGAAGCGGTCCAATGATGTCTTAGTATCGTTTCTTAAGACATTTACTAAAGATGACGATTTGGAA CTTTTCTCTAGAGTTTTGCAAAGTCATTTAAATAGGAACAGAGTTGAACAATTTAGCAAACAATCTCGGGACAATGAAACCCCTGAGCAG AATCTTGTTCGTTTAACTCTGGAACACCCACAATATCTGATTGATTATGCATTCCCGATAGTTGATGAG GGATGGATTGTTATCAAGCCCCCTAAAAAATCCCGGGCACTGAAGTCCAATGTGATGATTGCTGTTGACTGTGAAATGGTTCTCTGTGATGATGGAACTGAAGCATTAGTGAGAGTTTGTGCTGTAGATCGTGATTTACAG GTCAAAATCAATGAACTTATAAAACCAAACAAAGCAGTGGCTGATTATCGGACTGAGATTACTGGAGTAGCTGCAGGAGACTTGGATGGTGTTACTTGTTCAGTAGCTGACATACAG AAATCCCTGAAGAAGCTGTTATCTAATGGAACTATTTTAGTGGGACATGGTTTGCACAATGATTTGCAAG TGTTAAAGATAGACCATGCAAGAGTGATTGACACATCCTATATCTTCAAATATTTGGATGCACCTATCTATAGAAAACCATCTTTGAATAACTTGTGCAAG TCCGTACTGGGATATGAAGTTCGAAAGCCTGGTGCTGCTCATAATTGTCTAGATGATGCATGTGCTGCAATGAAACTAGTTCTTGCTAAGCTAGAGCGTGGTGAAATTACCCTGGTTCCAGAT GTATCTCAACCTGAAAGGGAGAAGCTACTACTCCACAGAATACCAGTCTATGTTCATAGAGAAGAAATTTCCAAAGTCATTCCTGGAGCTGTTGCGATTGAAGTAAAG CCAACTAAAAAGCTTCAAGGTCGCCATTACTCTGCAATTGCTGTCTTTAGTAGTCCTCAAGAAGCAAACCAAGCATATGAAAATATGGAAGGCAATGAAGAAAAG GATTCGCATGGACTACCACAGAAACTTGTTAGCTTTCAGTTTGGCGATGGATCAACTGCTAGTTTATACATCCGTAAAATGGCACAGGAAGATTCTCACCGTGAAGTTTTGTCGAATAAAAGAGCATTCGAGGGCGAGGAGACATCGATTGAATCCAAAAAGCTGAAGACGGATGAGAAAATCACGAAGAAAGTTATGGAAGATAACAGTCAACTTGATGATCACTTAAAAGAGATAGAACGATTGAAGCAAGAACTGCAGGAGAAAGATGCTAAAATTGTGTTGCAGGATAAGATGATATCTAACCTTCTAAAGAAGgttgaagaaatgaaaaaggttCTTAATAAAAGGAAATAG
- the LOC107913579 gene encoding LOW QUALITY PROTEIN: cytochrome P450 CYP73A100-like (The sequence of the model RefSeq protein was modified relative to this genomic sequence to represent the inferred CDS: inserted 1 base in 1 codon; deleted 2 bases in 1 codon), with amino-acid sequence MALPQHHSCNKPILVTTLSLLILALTKILYPQLYIKFSLTLVVPLAIIYYFFFKSSTSTALPPGHFPFPIFGNWIKVGNDLNHRLLASMAQTYGPVFLLKLGSKNLVVVSDAELATQVLHTQGVEFGSRPRNVVFDIFTGNGQDMVFTVYGDHWRKMRRIMTLPFFTNKVVHNYSNMWEEEMDLVVNDLKKDENVKSKGIVIRKRLQLMLYNIMCRMMFDAKFESQEDPLFIEATRFNSERSRLAQSFEYNYGDFIPLLRPLLRGYLNKCRDLQTRRLAFFNNYYVKKRREIMAAEGDKHKISCAIDHIIDAQMKGEISEENVLYIVENINVAAIETTLWSMEWAIAELVNHPHVQHRIRQEISRVLNGEAVKESNLHQLPYLQATVKETLRLHTPIPLLVPHMNLEEAKLGGFTIPRESKVVVNAWWLANNPKWWKNPEEFRPERFLKEEHGTDAAVAGGKVDFRFLPFGVGRRSCPGIILALAILGLVIAKLVTNFELKPPSGTHQIDVTXKGGQFSLHIANHSTVAFCPFAH; translated from the exons ATGGCTCTGCCTCAGCATCATTCTTGTAACAAACCAATTCTGGTCACAACTCTCTCCCTACTTATTCTTGCACTCACCAAAATATTGTACCCTCAGCTCTACATAAAATTCTCACTCACCCTTGTTGTGCCACTTGCTATTATCTATTACTTCTTTTTCAAGTCTTCCACTTCCACTGCTCTTCCTCCAGGCCATTTCCCGTTTCCAATATTTGGAAATTGGATCAAAGTAGGGAATGACCTTAATCACCGCCTTCTAGCTTCCATGGCACAAACCTACGGTCCAGTTTTCCTCCTAAAACTCGGCTCTAAAAACCTTGTAGTGGTCTCAGACGCTGAGCTAGCCACCCAGGTGCTGCACACACAAGGTGTGGAGTTCGGTTCCAGGCCACGCAACGTGGTTTTCGACATCTTCACGGGCAACGGACAGGACATGGTGTTCACGGTTTACGGTGATCATTGGCGCAAAATGCGCAGGATCATGACACTGCCATTTTTCACCAACAAAGTTGTGCACAATTACAGTAACATGTGGGAAGAAGAAATGGATCTGGTGGTTAATGATTTGAAGAAAGATGAGAATGTGAAAAGCAAAGGGATTGTTATCAGAAAACGTTTGCAGCTGATGCTTTATAATATCATGTGTAGGATGATGTTTGATGCCAAGTTTGAGTCTCAGGAAGACCCCTTGTTCATTGAGGCAACCAGGTTCAACTCGGAGAGAAGCCGCTTGGCTCAGAGTTTTGAATACAATTATGGTGACTTCATTCCATTGCTACGACCCTTATTGAGAGGGTACTTGAACAAGTGCAGGGACTTGCAGACCAGGAGGCTGGCCTTCTTCAACAACTATTATGTTAAGAAAAGAAGGGAAATAATGGCTGCTGAGGGGGACAAGCACAAGATAAGCTGTGCCATTGATCACATTATAGAT GCTCAAATGAAGGGAGAGATTAGCGAAGAAAATGTGCTCTACATTGTTGAAAACATCAACGTTGCAGCAATCGAAACCACACTGTGGTCCATGGAGTGGGCCATAGCTGAGCTGGTGAACCATCCCCACGTTCAGCACAGGATCCGCCAAGAAATCTCCCGAGTCCTCAACGGAGAGGCTGTGAAAGAATCCAACCTCCATCAACTGCCCTACTTGCAGGCCACAGTGAAAGAGACATTAAGGTTGCACACCCCAATCCCATTGTTGGTCCCTCACATGAACCTTGAAGAAGCAAAGCTTGGTGGGTTCACCATACCTAGGGAGTCCAAGGTGGTAGTCAATGCCTGGTGGTTGGCCAACAATCCCAAGTGGTGGAAAAACCCTGAGGAATTCAGGCCAGAGCGGTTCCTGAAAGAAGAACATGGCACAGACGCCGCCGTGGCTGGTGGGAAAGTTGATTTCAGATTCCTGCCATTCGGTGTGGGAAGGCGCAGCTGCCCTGGAATCATCCTCGCACTCGCAATATTGGGGCTTGTCATAGCCAagttggtcaccaattttgaactaaaacctccCTCGGGAACCCACCAAATCGATGTGA GAAAAGGAGGGCAATTCAGCTTGCACATTGCCAACCACTCAACCGTTGCCTTCTGCCCCTTTGCCCATTAA